The following proteins come from a genomic window of Miscanthus floridulus cultivar M001 chromosome 2, ASM1932011v1, whole genome shotgun sequence:
- the LOC136540319 gene encoding endo-1,4-beta-xylanase 5-like has protein sequence MKMHRFALPGLEFLVLWMLLHCGSELAAAVPPDGWYDYSAHTDCRGQPEPALYNGGILKFGNSGDDPDGYRTTETGVFSPAFVVYNLNKTTMYTFSCWVKLEGAYSALITARLAPDNTGARCIATVLARSDCWAFVKGGFVLDWPTQTSVIFFQNADKTPMKITVASGSLQPFTTDQWAMHQQDTIRKRRKRAATIHVADPQGARVVGASVSVQQTAKDFPIGSAIASTILGNQAYQQWFVDRFNAAVFEDELKWYSTEPMSGLLRFDVPDQMLAFVRSHRVMVRGHNIFWENQDATPRWVKNLTADDLRAAVNTRIQSLMTRYRGEFAHWDVNNEMLHYDFYEQRLGPNASMEFFSVAQDADPLATLFMNEYNVIETCDDPFSTVDTYVDKLKELRSGGAILEGIGLEGHFSKPNIPLMRAILDKLATLGLPIWFTEIDISNKFDAQTQAAYLEQVLREAYSHPAVSGVMLWTALHPSGCYQMCLTDWNLSNLPTGDVIDRLLNEWRTLQAGGQTDAHGAYSFSGYLGEYVLTVSYNNRTTQATFSLSPGDETRHINVQM, from the exons ATGAAGATGCATCGCTTCGCTCTGCCTGGCCTCGAGTTTCTCGTGCTGTGGATGCTGCTGCATTGCGGAAGTGAGCTCGCCGCGGCGGTGCCTCCAG ATGGCTGGTACGATTACTCCGCCCACACCGAC TGCAGAGGCCAGCCGGAGCCGGCGCTGTACAATGGAGGCATTCTCAAGTTCGGCAACAGCGGCGACGACCCGGATGGGTACCGCACGACGGAGACCGGCGTCTTCTCCCCGGCGTTCGTGGTGTACAACCTCAACAAGACCACCATGTACACCTTCTCAT GCTGGGTGAAGCTGGAAGGCGCGTACTCGGCTTTGATCACTGCGAGGCTGGCGCCGGACAACACCGGCGCGAGGTGCATCGCCACGGTTCTTGCCAGGAGCGACTGCTGGGCCTTCGTCAAGGGCGGCTTCGTCCTGGACTGGCCAACGCAGACCTCTGTCATCTTCTTTCAG AATGCTGACAAGACCCCCATGAAGATCACCGTCGCGAGTGGGTCGTTGCAGCCGTTCACGACAGACCAGTGGGCAATGCACCAGCAGGATACCATCCGCAAG AGGAGGAAGCGTGCGGCGACCATCCACGTCGCCGACCCGCAAGGCGCCCGCGTGGTCGGCGCGTCCGTGTCGGTGCAGCAGACGGCCAAGGATTTCCCGATCGGGTCGGCGATCGCCTCCACCATCCTGGGGAACCAGGCGTACCAGCAGTGGTTCGTGGACCGGTTCAACGCGGCGGTGTTCGAGGACGAGCTCAAGTGGTACTCCACGGAGCCCATGTCGGGGCTGCTCCGCTTCGACGTGCCCGACCAGATGCTGGCGTTCGTGCGGTCGCACCGCGTGATGGTGCGCGGCCACAACATCTTCTGGGAGAACCAGGACGCGACGCCCCGGTGGGTGAAGAACCTAACGGCGGACGACCTCCGCGCCGCCGTCAACACGCGCATCCAGAGCCTCATGACCCGCTACCGCGGCGAGTTCGCGCACTGGGACGTCAACAACGAGATGCTGCACTACGACTTCTACGAGCAGCGGCTGGGGCCCAACGCGTCCATGGAGTTCTTCAGCGTGGCGCAGGACGCCGACCCGCTCGCCACGCTGTTCATGAACGAGTACAACGTCATTGAGACCTGCGACGACCCGTTCTCCACCGTCGACACGTACGTGGACAAGCTCAAGGAGCTCCGGTCCGGCGGCGCCATCCTGGAGGGGATCGGCCTGGAGGGCCACTTCTCCAAGCCCAACATCCCGCTGATGCGGGCCATACTCGACAAGCTCGCCACCCTGGGGCTGCCCATCTGGTTCACCGAGATCGACATCAGCAACAAGTTCGACGCGCAGACGCAGGCCGCGTACCTGGAGCAGGTGCTGCGGGAGGCCTACTCGCACCCGGCCGTCAGCGGCGTCATGCTGTGGACGGCGCTGCACCCCAGCGGGTGCTACCAGATGTGCCTCACGGACTGGAACCTCAGCAACCTGCCCACGGGGGACGTGATCGACCGCCTGCTGAACGAGTGGCGGACGCTGCAGGCGGGCGGGCAGACCGACGCGCACGGCGCCTACAGCTTCAGCGGCTACCTGGGGGAGTACGTCCTCACGGTGAGCTACAACAACAGGACTACGCAGGCCACCTTCTCACTGTCGCCGGGAGACGAGACCAGGCACATCAACGTCCAGATGTGA
- the LOC136534731 gene encoding acyl-CoA-binding domain-containing protein 5-like has product MELFYELLLTAAATLLAAFLLATLFAANDPPRRTDRAAAAIAEEVAAEEDRIIEVDEVMMRSEGRAAVAPPEGWVEAEKAPAVVVAEVKEPESLPEEEGVPVKAVQQVRLDAGLEDGEDAGGGVKRPDLTSAAVVAAAGAEASLQVSGAPREVFDVVGLEERTVQDVAVKQHDLGAEVALAPVEVLEAGPDKQGVEVIGVAQVLPLETEAVEVRQHHLVAEVAPAEDVLDVGLVDKSVQAIEVRPDELDSETALEEILDVVLEKKGEQAVEVKEHELPAGAAPQPVLDVPLAEKNELKHHQPVEEVAEVHEEVQFKEEAKCEAHPGDQQEELVPEEESVARTIDDVNVSHECSFIDKVVTELPAEAVTLQGLLKDDPEADMEFEEWEGIERSEVEKRFGAAAAFAASGAGAAALSKLDSDVQLQLQGLLKVAIDGPCYDSAQPLTLRPSSRAKWAAWQKLGNLNPEIAMEKYMNLLSETIPGWMRSETLDTENAGSLSVETILTTVTATSDQRNNQGNEDSSSIGEGRPITSPNPDKGQSSDIPAE; this is encoded by the exons ATGGAGCTGTTCTACGAGCTGCTCCTCACGGCGGCGGCCACCCTCCTCGCCGCCTTCCTGCTCGCCACGCTCTTCGCCGCCAATGATCCCCCGCGCCGGACCGATCGCGCCGCAGCCGCGATCGCcgaggaggtggcggcggaggaggacaggatcatcGAGGTCGACGAGGTGATGATGCGTAGCGAAGGGAGGGCGGCGGTGGCGCCGCCGGAGGGGTGGGTCGAGGCGGAGAAGGCGCCGGCGGTGGTCGTCGCGGAGGTGAAGGAGCCGGAGAGCTTGCCCGAGGAGGAGGGGGTTCCCGTGAAGGCTGTTCAGCAGGTGCGCCTTGATGCTGGACTGGAGGACGGGGAGGACGCCGGTGGCGGCGTGAAGCGGCCTGATTTGACCTCCGCAGCTGTTGTGGCGGCGGCGGGTGCTGAGGCGAGCCTGCAGGTGTCGGGCGCGCCTAGGGAGGTTTTTGATGTGGTGGGGTTGGAGGAACGGACCGTGCAGGATGTTGCAGTGAAGCAGCATGATCTGGGCGCTGAGGTTGCTCTTGCTCCCGTTGAAGTTCTCGAAGCAGGACCGGACAAGCAGGGAGTAGAAGTTATTGGAGTTGCGCAAGTGCTTCCCTTGGAAACAGAAGCTGTTGAAGTGAGACAGCACCATCTAGTTGCCGAAGTTGCTCCTGCTGAAGATGTTCTTGACGTGGGATTGGTGGACAAGAGTGTACAAGCTATCGAAGTGAGGCCGGATGAATTGGATTCTGAGACTGCTCTTGAAGAGATTCTTGATGTCGTATTGGAGAAGAAGGGAGAGCAAGCAGTTGAAGTGAAGGAGCACGAATTGCCTGCAGGGGCTGCTCCACAACCAGTTCTCGATGTGCCATTGGCAGAGAAAAACGAGCTTAAACATCATCAGCCCGTTGAAGAAGTTGCTGAGGTACATGAGGAAGTGCAGTTCAAGGAGGAAGCTAAATGTGAGGCCCATCCAGGTGATCAACAAGAAGAACTGGTTCCTGAAGAGGAATCGGTGGCAAGGACAATTGATGATGTGAATGTTAGCCATGAATGTAGCTTTATTGATAAAGTGGTTACCGAGTTGCCTGCAGAGGCAGTGACATTGCAAGGGCTGCTGAAGGATGACCCTGAGGCAGACATGGAGTTTGAGGAGTGGGAAGGGATCGAGAGGAGTGAAGTGGAGAAGAGGTTTGGTGCGGCTGCAGCATTTGCTGCTAGTGGGGCTGGGGCGGCTGCCCTGTCAAAGCTCGATAGTGATGTGCAGCTGCAGCTTCAAGGTCTCCTCAAGGTTGCCATTGACGGTCCCTGTTATGATTCTGCGCAGCCACTTACATTGAGACCTTCATCTCGTGCGAAATG GGCTGCTTGGCAGAAGTTAGGGAATCTGAACCCTGAGATTGCTATGGAGAAATACATGAATCTTTTATCAGAAACAATTCCAGGGTGGATGAGGAGTGAAACCTTG GACACAGAGAACGCTGGCAGTTTATCTGTGGAGACTATCTTAACAACGGTGACTGCTACAAGTGATCAACGGAACAATCAAGG GAATGAAGATAGTTCTAGCATAGGTGAAGGTCGTCCAATAACTTCCCCTAACCCAGATAAAG GCCAGAGCTCTGATATCCCTGCTGAATGA